The following nucleotide sequence is from Geotrypetes seraphini chromosome 10, aGeoSer1.1, whole genome shotgun sequence.
cgctgtatgcccagagctgaaaggggcattttaagagtggtgagggcaggatttgggcgggacgtgagctaacctagacttaatcgtactgcaagtataactgaaagtttaacgagactgcctagtcGGAACTTGTATATAGTggcttaggcaatctaaaaacaggtctaagtgtccagaaggtatccaaagtgaccagataaccacaatcacccagtgatcactgaccccccccccaacaataccaTAAAAATTTTGGAggcatacctgcctccagaacatcagcacctggcatagaaaagtcgagtagagctgcacagaggtggcttaagtagtctggggggtgggctagtgaaccatagagaggaggacccaggcccataaaccactgtaaccactgcattcatggtaaaaaatgtgagtccaccaaccgctcccccccccccccccgaaaccctactatactgccatataggtgccacctgcagtcataagggctattggggtggtagacaggtgggtatagtaggttttggggggctcaccatgacctgcaagggagttgtggtgagatgtttatgtggcaccctttttgtgaagttcacagcagtgctctgtaagatgccccactactgtgttgccgatcgatgctgcaggggcccatcgccgtttggaaaaaacaacgtTGATGCCtttcttcatcgggcccccctgaccatttcggactctaggcacatgcctacttggcctattggttaatcctgccctgtccatgaaagataaagggctccttttactaaacagcagtaGAGGCTTCTACTGTGTGCTgacgaggtaaatgctcagaggctcataggaattctttgagtgtctgagcatttacctcaccagcccacaatAGAAACgtctaccacagttttgtaaaaggagcccaaagtcattAAGCAAataagtctaataaataaatcaagtagagaaagacaactttcttccTTCTTTGTAAAACCAAGCTTGATTTTTGGTTTGTAAGTTACTTTTTGTCCCATCATTCTGATTGTAATTTGAATCATGTTCTCTCACTTTTGAGGTACAATAAAGCAGGATCATTTGGATGCAATTGGTGACTCTCAAGCGCTCCCATGGGAACACCACTACGGGCTGGCTTTTCTCAAGAAAGGGATGAAATACATGAACAGGTCTTTGGAGATCCCACAATCTGGAGATTACTTTGTATATGCGCAGGTCACCTTTCGATACTATGGTCTAGACTGCACCAACTCAAAGAAAAAACTGAACACCAATGATCACATTATTCAGGTCATCTCCAAAGTTACAGCCAGCTACCCTGTGCCTGCCACTCTGCTGAGCGGCTCCAAATATCTATGTGAAATGACGAGTAAGTGGCATGCTCCCATTTATATGGGGGCTGTATTTTATTTGAAGGAAGGTGACAGGCTGATGGTAAATGTAAGTAACATTACATTAGTGGATGCTACTTCAGAGCATAGGACATTTTTTGGTGCATTTTTACTCTAGTAAGGCAGTGATAGTCTTTCAGGTCCCATTTCACTGCCTCTTTTAATGAAAAGTAGGCAACTTCAATCTTTGGGGGCCCTAAACAAATTAAGTTTTCAGGCTATCTCAGGGGACCACCCATATGATAGATTTGCCTTCTATGGCCTCAATAGAACACAAATTAATTTCATGCATACAAAtaagggatagcctgaaaacttgAACAACAGCAGTAGGGCATGCCAGCTTGCCAACCTGGAAATTTTTTGAGCTTGCTTCATTTTCCCCATTGTAGCTAGAGTAGAAGGTGGCACACTGCACTGTCTTAGCCTCTCGCCATCTGGCGACTCCCAGTGGTCTGTGACCAGCTTTGTGATGTTCAGATGTGAGGGAAAGCACATGGAAAAACTAAGCCACTCATAATTAAGTACTGTGACAAGGGGGCTGGAGAAACTTCCATCTTCAGTTCTCACAGTGCGATAGATATAATGCCCGAGAGCACACAGGCTTCAAAAAGCTGGCTCACTGTGGGGACTTCCCCCTGGTCCAGGGCCACTACCCCTTCTTCACCTATGTTCGCTGCCAGAGAAACTGCATCTTGGGACAATAACTGCATAGAATCAGACTTTCCATCCTCCCAGTTTATGGCAGACTGAACATCCTGATCCAGGTCTGTGGCCTCATCTGGTCTGGATGTCTGCTGAGGGAAAACCACTGCCTCCATTGCGCTGAACGTAGATGTTGAGGATCCTCAGCAGTTCAACTAGGCCTTCCACATAAAGCTAACAAAATCCGGGGTGAAGGCTTGCACTGGGGGTCTTGAGGACCCCTGCAGAGAACCCCTGTGGGTATTCCTCATCTGTGCTTAGCCAGTGCACCTTCAGAGGGCCCTGGAAAGGGTCTCTTCCCTTGAAAGCATGCATCTTGCGGATCCACAGCCCTGGAGAACTTATTCCAGGGCTCCCACCCCTCTCCCACACTGAACATTGATGCTCCTCAGCCAGCCGTCCAGCGCAAACCTGGCATTATACAGGGATAGGAATGACTGAGGGGTCCATCTCTATTGATTTTAAGTAAAATCAAGAGGTTttaaggcagatggaggctttagaaaaaaagattgtttaaatcTCAAATGGTCTTCATCAGCAAAAGTGGCCCATGGGGACTCCCCTGAAGTACAAAAATGCAGGGAAAGGACTTTTAAAGGTGGAGAACCTTGGCTTTGGctgcagaaaccttcaaatttcacttttggagagccccaattttccccatagacTATAATAACCTTAGTCACTGTGCAATGTGTCTGCCTGCTTCAGCTTTGAAGTGCAACTGGGATAAATGAAGAGGAGCTCTACCTCACAGGTTCACAAGATGAATTTGGTCTTTGGGCTGTCAGTCGGTCCGATGTCGAACTGAGCCTCAAACCCCAGAAAACTTCAtgcttcaaagggggacaggatTATAAAATGACCCACTATTAATCTTGGCCAAGCTGGGAGCCAAagagcctgcgctcaagctcctgataaatcagggatgcgagCATTTACACAGGGGATGGCCCCTGAGCTCCAGCCCAACTTGCTAGGTGTCCccgagggctgatcctgctatCAGCAGACTTCTGCTATGcgagtctgcatcttctcccaagcagaggtcccaacaagtgAAAACTCTGGGCACTGAGCCTTCAACTGAGCACTAagaaaaaaatacctgaaaataataaaaccacagagcaAAGCAGAAACATTTCTGAGCAAATtacttgcagaaaaaaaaaccaactgagggggcaggagcagctgcctgggaaggaggcagagtttaAAGACAATTggcagcattctgcaagcaacttgtggtttcagatgcataaccctatagttcaggactactagacccATTGCGCTAGAACTCACtataggaaagagagaaaaaaaaagagaaaaggtgTAAATAGTGCATATCTGTGCCCTGCATTGAGGGTCTCAGTCTTTGAATgagaaataatataaataaaatcaaGCATCATAAGTAtcattgaaaagaaatgttttgagattagATTTGAATTTATCAAGAGAGGTTTCCAGCCTAAGTTGAAGTGGTAATGATTTCCATAATGAGGGACcagtgactgagaagactgaGGCGTGAATGAAATCGTATATTACATATCTGAAGGAAGGGATGGTAAGAAGGCTGTGTTGTTGAGAATGGAGTATGCGCAAGGGTATGTAGGTGTTAGAAGTTGTTCAAGATAAGGGGGTAAATGATAAAATTTGTAAATTGAAAACGATGAGTAGAATTCTAAATGTGATTCAGTATATAATGGGGAGCCATTGAGCAGGTTTAAGTAGAGGGAGCTCCTACTATAATTTTGATAGCTGCATTTTGTATTATTTCTAGGCAATGTGTTTTTTGTTAGTAATACCTTTGTATAAagggttgcagtagtctaacttATGACAAGTGAGTGTATAAGTTTGTTCAGCTTAGTTCCCATTACTCTCACCACCTTCCACCTTGACAGCTTGCGagtgggtgctgaaaaattctcagcccagccaatcaacttcctaaattctgaacgttattttgccactgtagctgaaaagagtgttatcttattttgttaagtgccaatttgcaaaagtGAAATTGTgtgtttttacattgtttcagatcattgattgaaccatatccatgtcattctcttcatggctgagctgagaacctttcagcaccccctcgtattacACTCTCAGTCCCCTCCATGAGACACAAGCACTTGTGACCCTTCCCCCTCCAGACTGCTCTAGAGCTCATTCTTCCcgccccccaaacacacacacacacacacagaccacCTCTAGCTCTCTCTTACCACAGAAGCCATTTTCAGCAATTGGGCAATGGCATTTTTGTTATAGTTGGAAATTAAACTTTTAGAACATCTTGAGAAAGAAGCGTATgtgttttcaatttaaaaaaaaacctggaagttttagtttgaaaaaagaaaatgctTTCAGGTCGGTATTCAGTGTGGGCTGTCAAAGCATGAAAAGATGATGGGACATCTTTGCAATAAAATCAACGTAACTGAAAAAGAGTTCTACAATGAAATACACACAAATTATGTTGAGTAGAATTAATTTAAGGTGTAATATTTGGCTATTGACTGTTTCTGATACAATGTAAACTTAAAATCTTGATTTAAAATCATTACAAAAAGTTTACATTTTAATGAAGTGTTAATTCTAAAAACCTATTGTGCAACCGAGTTTCTTGCTTTATCTGACAACTTGAATGGGTAATGCATTTGCATTTGCCCTGTTGCAAATAGAGGATTGTGTGAATAATTTGTAGTTTAACTTGAGCTGCAAAGATTTCTGGTTGATTCTAGAGAGTTTTTCACATGGACCAcaaattaattgagaaattggTCAAATTTTTGCTAGTGAATTTAAAGATCACTCCCAAATATTCCAAAAAGAAGTTTTACAAAtgtttgttttggatgtttttgaggACATTCATGTTACAAGGTGCCACTACTCTTTGctgcaggcaaaaatttaggtGCTTTAATTAATCTTTAATATAAGTTTTATATTAAAACATATGAATCCAAAATGCACATTGTATACTAACTAATTTGTACCGATCAGGTATTAATGCTGTTCTATTCTGTATTTGAAATAAATAATACATGTATACATAGAAATTGTGAGAAAATGACATtaaattttactttcttttaataaaatattatctTATAGCCAACATTATCAAGTTGTACtctgttttgggtttgtttttttttgcagggggagggggtgtttcatTGCTCCCCAAAaatctatcccccttttacaaaaacgcagaagaggtttttagtgctggctggcacgctgaatgctttgcgctgttCTGACggtcacaggaactctatgaccgtctgAGCAGCACAGAGTATTCAGCGCTTTAATTCATCTTCATAATATAAAAGTTTTATATTAAAACATATGAATCCAAAGTGCACATTGTATACTAACTAATTTGTACCGATCAGGTATTAATGCTGTTCTATTCTGTTATTGAAATAAATAATACATGTATACACAGAAATTGTGAGAAAATGACATtaaattttactttcttttaATAAAATATTACCTTATAGCCAACAGTATCAAGTTGCactctgttgttgtttttttacgggggggtgggggtgtttcaTTTCACCCAAAAAAtctaacccccttttacaaaagcgcagaagaggtttttagtggcAGCTGgctcactgaatgctctgcgctgctctgatggcCATAGGAACTCTAAGTTATACACACTACTAGGGAGTCAATAATGAGTATTCTGTGATGAATAAAAACTATTCTTTATTGTATCACAGCTCTAATTTATATCTTAcagaaaaataacaataaaaatattccaTCCTTGGATACAATGATTCAGTAACCAAACACGCTGGGAAAAAATCACAAGGCCTGTTGTGACTGGCCGTATCTACTTTATACTCCTGCCGCTATCATTAAAACGGCAGGGTGATGTACAATCAGAATCCCAGCGATTGTAAAAATCGTGTGCAAAT
It contains:
- the TNFSF15 gene encoding tumor necrosis factor ligand superfamily member 15; translation: MEPATEMLQVDHEQGSTAKQRKPSKDLNLRKTQLALACCLICVCVQGISMVYLFSGQHRAAKEADSAVQVQNWSLSESISSQDAGSAKGNEEKPRAHLTGTIKQDHLDAIGDSQALPWEHHYGLAFLKKGMKYMNRSLEIPQSGDYFVYAQVTFRYYGLDCTNSKKKLNTNDHIIQVISKVTASYPVPATLLSGSKYLCEMTSKWHAPIYMGAVFYLKEGDRLMVNVSNITLVDATSEHRTFFGAFLL